The Lathyrus oleraceus cultivar Zhongwan6 chromosome 5, CAAS_Psat_ZW6_1.0, whole genome shotgun sequence genome includes the window ATCGCCTTAGTGTTACTTTGGAGTTCACGCGCCATAAATATTAAGGCTCTACAAAGGTGGATAAAGCATTATTACACGCCATTTGCAAAGACTTTTAAATTCCTAACAAGAATGGATAATCAATAAATGATTACTTTGAAATGACATGGGTCATTGCTAACAAGATGACTTCTAGTAAAAAAACACTCAAATTACCATTATTGAAAAGATTAGTTGATCTTGAACTTCAAGATTCAACTATGTATGTTCTATATAGGAGTCGAATGTTGTAATCACTATGACAATGGATGAACAACAAAGTGACATGTTTGTTCATGAGCAACACATGTGTTGTCATAGAGATGAATATCAAGTCTTAAAGGTTTTTAATGCATGAAGAGGTTATGGTTGCAGTAGAGGTTATGGAAGAGATAAAAGAAGGGGAATATTCAATAAAGAAAATGTGGAATGTTATTAATATCACAAACTTGGATACTTTCAGTTTGAATGTCCAAGTTGTGAGGATAATGCAAACTATGATGAATTTGATGAGGAAGATAAATTACTTCCCATGGCTCAAAAATTTACTACTGCAAATGTTAAAGAAGAAACATGGTTATTGAATTATGGATGCACCCATCACCTGATAGTAGGAAATAAGGAATGACTTTTTGATTTTGATAAGACATCTAGACGTTTATGAGTTTGGAAGGAAAAGAAATGGAGAACTTTGAAAAAAAGGAAGGATGGAGTAAAAAAATTAAGAGATTTAAGTGAATAGGATTTTGGAAGGTTTAATTTTATTCATAATACAAAAACAATCCTAGTTATTGACAACTCAAAAATTGTATTGGACGAGGGGTTTGGGGGTTGGAAAGTTTAGCTAAATTCTTTAAGTACAACCTATATTGGTATAATATTctaaaaaatataaatatattaaTGATAAAAATTCATTTATCATTCTATACAAAACTATTCTTTTAAAAAAAGTAAAAGgtttatcttttttttttttaaatctccTTCCCTCAGAGAAAGAGACTTGATAATATCAACTTTAATCTTTTTGATCGCATGTTTGTGACTTTTTCTCCAATCCTCATTCATTGTGACTTCAATATCTCAAATGAGACTTATGCTCACATATGACACTACACATATGGTCACTCGAGCTTCAAAGATTTAAGCACATTGGCACACACAAAAAAGGTTAAAGGTATTCCTGTTTTGAAGGAGTTTGATGTCAAATGCATTCACGCATTTATAGTCTCGTTACTCTTGAATCAAATGACGGAAAAAGTACTTCATCACCTTCGTAGATGATTTTAGTCGAAAGATGTGGATTTTTTAAGTGAAAACTTAAACCATTTGAAGTATTTCAGAAATTTAATGTTCTTGTTGAAAAGGAATCAAGTTGTAAAATTCTATGTTTAGGAACATATAGAAAAGATGAATAtacttttatttcttttaatgaGTTTTTTTAGGCTCGTGGGATTATGATACAACTCATGGCTACTTATAATCCTCAACAAAAAAGAGTATCTTAGAGGAAGAACATAGTCATATTGAATATGATTAGATGCGTGTATAATGAAAAGTGTATAATGAAAAGAACGTGATAAAGAAGTTTTGTCTAGAAGAGTTCAAGTGGCCAATTTATGTTTTGAATAGGTTTCCTAGCTTTGTTGTAAGGAATATCACACTAGAAGAAGAATGAAGTGGAATGAAAATTTTAAAAACCACTTTAGGATCTTTGGGTGTATAGCATATGCTAATGTGTCTCATAActtgagaagaaaacttgatgacaaaAACATAATATACATTCTTTTAGGGCTAAGTAAACAGGAAAGACATACAAATTGTATTATCAAATCAAGAAAAAAATAGTGATAAGCAAAAAAGTGTTATTTTATGGATCTAAGAAATGAAATTAGGAAGAAAAATTAGGTGGAACAAGCTCATTTTGGCTATAAGAAACAAGGCGTACTAAATTGCCTTTAACACATATAAATGTGAAGAAGATGTGATCATCCTTTAGATTGGTTTTGATAAATACAAAAGTTTATCTTAGAAGaaagatgaaagaaaaaataAGATTGGAATCAAGTATCAAGATTGCATATGCTTTGAAATTCAAAAGATTGGATGATTGGTCAATATACTTTAATATAACTCAAATGTTTATATAATCCTTAGATGCTCAAGAAACTTCATTTTATTATGCACTAAAGTTTTCCAAACATTCCTTTTGCATACACTTTTATTTCATGAAGTTTCAAAGTGAAATTTTTTGGTTTTCTATGGATGCAACCGGTTTAATAATTAGTGTGACCAATTGCATTTTACCTATGTCCAAACTTTTTCCACTTAATGCAACCAGTTACATAAAAAGTACACTCGATTGCGTTTTGGGAGGGAAGATCAATCTCTATATAGAAATTTATCATATATCTATATTTGTTCAAAAGTTGTATTTACATACAAATGTATCGTGACATATTTTATAAACAGAAAGTGGTGGACTTTCTAGTTTTTGTGATCATCAAAATGCTTTGTTGATTTTGTAAAAGGTCCTTTAAATTTGGGTGATTCAAAGTCCATCATAGATTTGGTGTTTGTAAATTCAAGAAAGTGATTTGCTTCGTTGTTATTGTTAGAAGATTCTAGTAAGAGTTTTGGTGTGAGACTTATACAAATATCTAACAATAGTGAAAATTACACATCATTGTGTTCTTTATGTTTATGCATTCAAATTCTCACTTTTCATTCAAAGGTCATAcatttattttcgaaaaaataaaaacataaaaacCATCTCATAAAAAGTCTAAAATATCGGAAAATCTAATTCACCCCTTCTCGCCTCTTAGATTGCTCTTAATATTTACCGTAATTACATTAGATGTGAGAATTAACCTAAATTAAAGATGGAATATCAATCTGAAAATGAATAATAACCTGAAGTTAAAGAAGTTGAAGATCAATTGAAGAATCTAACTTTAAATACATCAATGGAGAAAATGTAGAAGTTGAAAAGAGGAAAACAAGAAGGCCTAATCATCTCGATGATATTTCAGAAATAAAGCTAATGAAGCAAGAACCCTTGAAAAAATTGGTAATTTATCCTCTCAATGAAGATCAAATCACATATGAAGAAGTTATTAAGCATGAGATTTGGAGAAAGACCGTGAATTTGCAAATTTGTAAATTGAAGCTATTGAAGACAATGATACATGAGAGCTTCATGAAAGGCAAAAATATAGTGTGAAATGGATATACAGAGCTAAATACAATGATGGTGGAAATAGAAAAATGCAAAACAATATTGGTGGCCAAGAGATACTCACAACAATATAGAGTGGACTATGATGAAGTATTTGTACTATGAAAAATATGAGACACTAGTTGGGGAGTTTAGAGAGCGCCAAAAGTGTCAATGAGCATATATTCAAGAGACTTTGACACAACATATCACTCTAAACCTTAAGACAACGGGGGTATGAGTCATTTCTCTTATATGCtaacattttcttcatttctAGTCAACGTGAGATTTAACCACTCACACGTTAATCACAACACACCTTGCTCGACTAAACAACACTATACAGAAATGGTGTAGCTGTTTTTCTATCGCATATCTAAATTGTTAAGAGTAAATATGATTTTCCATTATATAACAATATATTGAAATAATTGTTTTTTGTGCAGTTCTTTTGGTCATGTTCAATAAAGCAGCTCTCACTTGTTACAATTTTCCATTTGCAAATGTCATCACACTTTCTCAGGTAATTCACTTTTCAAGATTGTTTGTAACTCTATCAGGGATAAGTTATGCACTTATATAAGTAAGGTTTGTTTCAGATGGTGTGTGCATTTGTTATTCTCTATGTGTTGAAATCCTTCAACATAATTTCTCTCACAACTGAATCCCAGAACAGCTCTAAGTCTaaaaactcaatattatttgtgCCCTTCACTACATTAGTCCACACATTTCCTCTAGCAATAACATATTTGTTGTTCATGGTAAGTATTTCTAAACATTGATTTTTGATTTCTACACATTAACTTTCTTAGAAGCAATAACATAAGAACGTAAGTTTTCAGGTGGTGACCATGGAAGCTGTGCGTGGCATTAATATTCCAATGTACACCACTCTTAGAAGAACTACTGTGGCATTCACAATGATCATGGAGTATTTTCTATCCGGAAAGAAACATTCAATCTTTGTTCTTGGAAGGTATGGTACTCTCAAAAATGTACTTGGATCACTCTTGACAGATTAGTTCTGTGTAGTTATTCAGTTTCTAACTTGTGATTATTAGTGTTGGGATAATCATAGCTGGTGCTTTGGTTGCTGGAGCAAGAGACTTATCATTTGATGCTTATGCATATTCAGTTGTTTTCATAGAAAACATGTGCAAAGCAGTGTACCTTGCTTCTATCTCTCGTGTTGGTAACATGATCAATGTTTTGTTTCTTGTTATGTCTCATTCATTGTACTGTTTTTTTTTAGTCTGTCATTGAATCTCATATACTACTTGACAATTTTTCATAGGTAAAGCTAGTGGTCTTAATATATTTGGTCTTGTATGGAGCAATGGTAAGATTTCATTGCTTTTGAACATCATAATAAATGGACTCATCTTAACTTAACCCTTTCTTGTTTTTTTAGTGTTAATTTGTGGACCAATGTTGTTTTTTTGGTCCTTGCTTAGAGGTGACCTACAATCAACACTCAACTTCACATACTTGCTCTACCCTGGATTTCAGGTGCTTCTTGCTGTCATTGCTATTGTTCAATTGATAATTTAAAGGCATCATTTGATTAACTGTATTGGAATCTTGGTCAGGTTGTGATGATTCTGTCATGTGCTTTTACTTTCTTTATAAACTACATTGTGGTTTTGAATACAACTGTCAACTCAGCACTTACACAGGCAATTTGTGGTAATTTAAAGGTTAGTTATGTTTCTATATCATGTCATTTATTTTCTGCTACTGCCTTATACTTGAAACTTGATTGTTGCATCTTTTACAGGATGTTTTACTAGTGGTTTTGGATGGATCATGTCATTTATTTTCTACTTCTTGTTGCTTCTTTTACAGGATGTTTTTACTAGTGGTTTTGGATGGATAATATTTGGAGGACTTCCATATGATTTGGTAAACACAAATAAATCCCTTTGGGAACTTAAAATCTTCATTGGTGATTTATTTACATTATTCACTTCCTTTCATGTTAAACTACTTATTATGTATTATGTTTTGTTGTCATGCAGTTCAATGTTCTTGGTCAATCACTTGGCTTCTTTGGGTCCTGTTTGTATGCCTATTGTAAGATACAAGGAAAATGAAGACAAGTTTCATTTTGAGATCAGACACAGAATCTGGATTTCTCTTCCAAGTTTTTCATATATAGTCTACAAAAAAGACAAATTTTAAATTTTTAGTTGAGCTGTGAAGGTAGAATGGTGCCGGTTTGTTTATACCATGCCCCTTCAGATTTTGTTCTCCAGGTTTTACGTTTTGTTGAAGGGGCTACTATCTCTAGGAAAATCAGCATTCGTCCTAAAACTTATGAAAAAGGTTCTGATCCTAAGATTAATGATTCTTCTCACACTGCAACCCCTCTAAGCAGTAGCTTGGTATTTCCTAAGAACTTCAAGAGAGGTTTCAATCCTATTGCATTTTCAAAACACTAGATATAAATCAAACACAGAATTGAAAAGAAAATATACTATAAATAGAAAGTGATTCAATTTGAAAGGAATCTAAAACATAACAACTCTTCACGCTTTATCAAAGTTCACAACAGTAAAACTAAAGAAAACAAACCCAACTTTGTCTCAACCAAAACTGTCAAAAATATAGGAGGACAAAAGAACCAGGAAACAGAACAAGTTAAAACTTGGTTCAAGATCAAGCGTCGGCAATGGTCACCTCAACTTCAACACCAGGTTCAATGGTGATAGAAGTAATCTGCTTAACCACATCTGGGGAACTGTAAAGATCAATGACTCTCTTGTGCACACGGAGTTCAAATCTATCCCAAGTGTTGGTACCTGAAACAAGAGGAAGCTCCTGAACACAAGCAGTACATAATGTTTGTTCATTAAACAAGTAGCATCATTCATAAAAAGCCTACACATTACATTTTTAAACGAAACATTAGCAGTGTATGATTAAGGTGACACGAGGGAAATAGCATTTACCAGCCTTGGAATAAGATCAGAAAGCAATAGTTTTCAAGACTAAGAACTATACTTTGGGCCACATGAATTCTCAGTGCGCATGCACATAAATTACTCCCATGATAACAAAAGGATGTAGACAAACTCTGTAAACCACAAGCACAAAACCTAGCGCAACGGAATCGGACCTCACTGTAACGCTTTTGGGCTGCTAAGAGTTATTTGCAATATTGACGCTTTTGGGCTGCTAAGCATTATTTGCAATAGTGACCGCTATTTGTGGAGTCATGGCGGCGCTTTTGCAGTTTGCAGATGAGGATAAATTTGTAAATTCAACTTTTTAAGGGTAAATTGGTATTTTGACCCTTTTATTTGACCTAATATAAATGTGTTTAAATTTAGGTCATTTCAAATGGTTTTTGTCGTTTCCCTCTCCACTCGAGTGAGGGAAATGGCAAAAAAACACGTGAAATGGCTTAAAGCAAACATTTGTGCTATTTTATTAGGTAAAATACCAATTTGTCCTTTAAAAAACTATTCACAAATTTCCTATCATCTTCACAATAGAGGTCTGGAAACCACTACAGAACCGTGAAAGCGGTTCTTATTCCTGCTATCGCAGATACCGCTTAGCAACCCAAAAATGTCACGGTGAGGTCCGGTTCCGCTACGCACCGCCATGACTCCACAGATAGCGGTTGTTATTCCCGCTATGGCAGATAGCGCGTAACAGCCCAAAAGTGTCATGGTGAGGCCCGGCTCTGCTACGCCACTATCAACAACCTAGGGATAATTGGTATCAAAAACATTGAGCACAACACAATACGGAACACCTTTCCACTCAAACTGAGACGACATAAACGAAGAGATAGAGGAGCTATATAATGAAGGGAGTTGCAAAAATTAAAGAAAAGAAAGGTATAGGATCACTTCAAAAAAATACAACTAGACACAGGGCTTGGCTTTTTTGCTGTTTTGAGATAATTGACATAATCCAACTTTGAATAAACAAGTTCATCTCTAGGGATTTGGGTGTGAACTTGACTAAAAGCTTATTGTTACACACTCAATTATAACTTACAAGCTGTTGTAGGAGCTTATTGAAATAAGTGCAGAATAAACTATGAATATATCATAAATTATGTGACTAGCTAACAGCGATAAAAAGTCAGGTGTTGTGAAGAACACAATTAAATAACAAAGTACTTATAGAGCgaaaataaataaacaattaaatGGAATACCTTCCCCACAAGGGGACTTCCTTGTAGTGATGTGAAGAACTTTAGTAGGCATCCTGACCGGTCCCTTGACCCTGAGATGCTTGTCCTTTGCACCACGAACCAAATCAGCACAAACTAACAACGACCAAGAGAGACAAATTCCAAACATCAGTGAAAGCAACCAAcataaaatcatgaaaatttCAGAGCTACAAAAATAAAATACCTACCCTTCTCAAGATTTTGGACATGTTTAGAGGAGAGAGTGATCCTAATCTTGTGGATCTGCTCCTGAGAGTCCTCCAAACCAACCTTTGTGGGTTTCGCAGCTGCGTACGCCATTGCTAAGAGTACAACTGACAATTTATGACCAAGTTATCACTTTTGTCAAGTTCATCAAACACAATACAATGTAAGTATTGAATTGAGCCAAAAATCAAAACTTTACACTGAATGAGTGTCGAAAATTCATGTGCTATATCAAACAAATTAAAATTCGGAATTGGAACAAATGCAAATAATAAAAAAAGGGATTTTGTATGTTCAAACAAGAAGTATCCTTCAAACATAATAATCCATCAACATACATCAAACAAATCGGCAAAATACGAAAAAAAAACGCAAAACATGCTTTATATGGTTGTGAAACTGAAACAACACTGTTAAAAAATTTCAACTTGAATAGCGGGAAGAAAAAGTAAATCGAAGGGCACAGGGTGAATTTTCTCCTTACCACTTCTTTGTAACAAGATGAGAAATACTGAGAAACTTCCGTGATGGAAATTGGCGGCGGCGGCGAAGAAGAATAGTTGACGACGCTGCAAGCTGCTAGGGTTCCTTCAACTTTTTAGAACAATAAGTGGTGTTTTATTTTTGTGTAAACAAGAAAGGGGTGCGCGTTTAGTAATATGTAGGAGTGGGAGTGTGTACCAAGTAATACGCAAAGATGATGGGGTTGCAGCCCAAATAAAGGGGtacttttatttaattttaaaaactaaacaattatttatatatttgaataaaaataaaaattgggaataaaaatattttaattaaaaatattttaaataaaaattgGCTTGGAATAATTTTATTGGACTTGAAAGGGAATGGTCTAGGATTAAAGTTTGAATCAAGTGTAGCAATATTTTGGACGTCCTAATTGGGGTGGGTCACCTGAATTGGGAATGGTCACCCTAACCCACAATTAGTCACCTATTTCAGCCTGTATGT containing:
- the LOC127086332 gene encoding UDP-N-acetylglucosamine transporter UGNT1 isoform X1 translates to MESTKNLLPLSNDMKESKETEEHKVPTMTRKGVYTALSYMTSSVLLVMFNKAALTCYNFPFANVITLSQMVCAFVILYVLKSFNIISLTTESQNSSKSKNSILFVPFTTLVHTFPLAITYLLFMVVTMEAVRGINIPMYTTLRRTTVAFTMIMEYFLSGKKHSIFVLGSVGIIIAGALVAGARDLSFDAYAYSVVFIENMCKAVYLASISRVGKASGLNIFGLVWSNVLICGPMLFFWSLLRGDLQSTLNFTYLLYPGFQVVMILSCAFTFFINYIVVLNTTVNSALTQAICGNLKDVFTSGFGWIIFGGLPYDLVNTNKSLWELKIFIGDLFTLFTSFHVKLLIMYYVLLSCSSMFLVNHLASLGPVCMPIVRYKENEDKFHFEIRHRIWISLPSFSYIVYKKDKF
- the LOC127086332 gene encoding UDP-N-acetylglucosamine transporter UGNT1 isoform X2, producing MESTKNLLPLSNDMKESKETEEHKVPTMTRKGVYTALSYMTSSVLLVMFNKAALTCYNFPFANVITLSQMVCAFVILYVLKSFNIISLTTESQNSSKSKNSILFVPFTTLVHTFPLAITYLLFMVVTMEAVRGINIPMYTTLRRTTVAFTMIMEYFLSGKKHSIFVLGSVGIIIAGALVAGARDLSFDAYAYSVVFIENMCKAVYLASISRVGKASGLNIFGLVWSNVLICGPMLFFWSLLRGDLQSTLNFTYLLYPGFQVVMILSCAFTFFINYIVVLNTTVNSALTQAICGNLKDVFTSGFGWIIFGGLPYDLFNVLGQSLGFFGSCLYAYCKIQGK
- the LOC127086333 gene encoding 40S ribosomal protein S20-2, whose product is MAYAAAKPTKVGLEDSQEQIHKIRITLSSKHVQNLEKVCADLVRGAKDKHLRVKGPVRMPTKVLHITTRKSPCGEGTNTWDRFELRVHKRVIDLYSSPDVVKQITSITIEPGVEVEVTIADA